In Mangifera indica cultivar Alphonso unplaced genomic scaffold, CATAS_Mindica_2.1 Un_0134, whole genome shotgun sequence, the genomic window TAATTCGTAGGATTATTTCATCAACACTATTGCGGTTGCCTACACAATGGGTTCACACACCCACAAGCAAACAGATCTAACTGGATTACTCGGCATTTTTCAGCCTGACCTTCTATAATAGCTATAAGCAATTGCGATAGTTGCAACTGCCCCAATCACTGCAGTTGCTGTAAGGACGTCCCTTTGCTCCAGTGATCCTATCCAACTTGACAATTTGCTTGGTGCTTTGATCTCCGTCCCTTTCTCATCCACACTTCCATTCATGCAGCATGAAAAGCCATTGGCACCCTGGCAACAACCACCCACATTTTCCTTGACTTGAGTGTTGTTAGCTTCATGTTTCTTGCTTTTCTCAGCTTCTTTACCATTGGGAAGCTTTTCTTCTTTGACTTTCCGATCTTCTTCCTTAGATGCCCCCAGTTGGCCCCTGTGGATGATCATTGATTTCACATTACAACATTCTATTGCAGTGAATCATGCTAGAGGtataaaactaatataaaattatgcagaAAACAGAGAGTCAATCTTTCAACTGAGTgcatataaataatacttatGCAAGGATGCTCTATAGAAGTAAATTGACCATATAAATTCATTCAatggaattaaaagtaaatcCAAAGCTTTAGATGCCTCATCCGGCTCAACCATAAGTCTTTTTTAGGTTAGTCACAATGACTACCAAGACCAAAGAGGGAAAGTGGACAAAATTTCTACTTCATGGAAACAAAATAAAGTCATGTCTTATAGCATTCATATCAATGATATTTGTTTACTTGTTAACAAACTTCAAAGCAGTATTCAGCTAACAAATAGAATCAAAGATCCTGGAAGATAAactaatgaatatttaaaaataataataatgagaacAGCTTGCAAATAAACTTAACAATCAACAGTAGGAAATAAGACTAGCAGAAAGAAGAATCAATAGTAAGTTCTGGCAGAAACATCTAAATACACATCCATGGAAAGAGGACAAATGGACACTTCTTTCTATGTTAGCATCTTAACACACTTATATCCTTTATAATCCCATCTATTAGTGCTATATCATATCCATAATATCTGTTTACTTGTTAACAAACGCATAGAATTATATCCAAcgcagaaatttaaaaaaatcgaTTCACCAGTTAAAGTAATTTGCAAATTGAGCACCCCTGTCTGAAACAAAATCATTGAAACTGCAATTATCTGCAAATCTAAAAAAGATTTCATGAAAGCAATAAGACAAACCTCCAAAGACGTTCTATTATTTCTCCCTTTGCAATATGTTGATCAAGCATTGCAGGAACATCATCAGGAGTAACATAGCCATACCTACAATCAAACACCAAAAACTATTCAGATTTGCAATTATATTGAATTTCCAACCGCTCTATATTAGGGCAAGCATAGAGTAGAATCCAGATTTTACCAATGACCCATAATTTTCCCTTCTGAATCAGGACTGTAGATGATCAAGTTTCCAGCATACTTGTGCCCTCCAATATGGGAGCATGGACTGACAAAGATTTGATCCTTCAGTCCTCGCATCTCAATCTCCTCATTAAGCTTTTCAATTAGAGCTGGGCCACAAACACCGCATCTCTTATCTCGACTACCATGAGCACATACAAAAACATATGATCCAGTCATTGCCTCCTGCACTCCAGAAGCCCATGGTTTTCCGTTGACAAGAACATCATCAACAAAGCTTTCTACATCTGAGTCCTTCAAACCCCTTCAGCATCAAATCCATCACAATTTTAGAACATGAAAATCATTTCAATTTACATGTATAACAgcaaactaaaatcaaatttaaaaattaaaaatcaagcAGTAACTTACTTGTACTTGATCATTTCGGGGAAAATCAGCACATCCCCTTCACTTCCTTCGCCTCCACCACATATCGTAACCTTCGTctataaaatcaaagaaatccAAATCAATCAATCCTCTCATTCAAAAagctcaaaacaaaaaaaaaaaaaaaaacgaaatgaACATCTAAAAACGACAACCAACTAACCTTGACAGTGATGTCGTTTTTGCGAGCTTTAATAGCGGAGGCAAGCAGCTTAGGAAGAGGATCCTCTTGGGACTCCTCGACACGCGGGAGCCACGCATCTGGTCCTTTGTAAGAGAGGAACACGTGGCGGTCGTAGGAATCCACAGTCCCCGACAAGTTTTCTTTGTACATTTCCTGCCGCGAGAACCCAAACTTGGCTTCATCTTCGGCGGAGATCGTCGACATGCTGCTCAGGGCGCTTACCTTCCGAACTCGGACTCTGAGTGTCGGACTTGGATTCAGTTGAACGGAGCCGCAAGAAAGAGAAACAGCAGGCTTTCTCGGAGTAAAATGAGAAAGATTTTGATGAGCGGCAGATATGAGAGTGCGACTCGCGTGCGCAGTGTGCATAGGGAAAGTGCGTGTGTTGTATCTATTAGCAAGTTTTTGGGAAGATCATAAAAGGCTTGGATAGAGAGTGGAAACACGCGCCCGAGACAATTGCAAATAGGTtatgattcaaattgagttggaGCTCATatgttttgaattcattttaaaattttttcaactcagtttattagataaaaattaaatgtaaattaaattttaagtttgatttgatattttaattgaaaaaatggctgaaataattttattttgatgaatattttttttcaaaattttttagatttactAATTTAgtaaactaaacacctttaatatttgaatttaaatttaaattcaaaaatatttaatttttaaatttatttaaatttaaattcgaataaacCCAGCATAAATAGAACGCTGATTACAGGCTCTTACCAATTAAGTAGATCTAACATCTACATTCGCGTAAAAGAGGTACCATTGGTGtatataaactatattaaaataatCCATCCATTATTAGAGTcaaatattttgtataatttatttagtatGCAATTGCAGGCGGGAAGATATCTCGTGTACGCCAGCCGACAGAGACGACAAATGGGGTTCCACGTGTAAGACTCCAGATTTCTCTTCCAGCCTAACCGCGTGGTTAAAGCAAGCGGGTGCGTTATATCTCggtaagaaaataattaattttacgaAAAAGGACACGCAGGCTAAAGTGAGAGATAAGTATCTCACACGAATCAGGCTTCCAGAATTGACAGTATGGCACGTGgataaaaaagtatttaaagaaataaaagcaaTCTcagaaattaaattcatattcaaTCTTTCCCTAATTAGTTAAAAAGGCcttgaaaataaagtaattgGACTGGGGATGTAACAGTATGGCATGGGAGGCGCGTGGTCGTGGATGGGATTGGTGACGTAGGCTGTGACGAACATATTGATGTAATGGCTGGGCTTGCGTTCAAAACTCTGCCAACCATTTTAACTTTGGGACCAAGGAATGGAAGtcaatgaaattttttcttaacttattctaattttttcgattaaaaaaatcagataatttagtaatttcaaaaaaaaaaatttaaactcttccatccaaaagaaaaatataataattcagattggtttgattttataatttaatctaatttatatataaatattaatttatttaaaattaataattaataattaatttttttatttatgcaataaaatataaattacttaattaatatatttaaaattatattttatatttaaaaaatatgataaccatatgatattatttaaaaaatatataataatttgataatatattgaaTCAATTGAATTATAAACTAGTAAGATGACTAGTTCAATTATCAAAACtgtctttttaacttttaaggaAAAAggatttttatgaaatttgaagaaataatGTGAAGGTTTCAACTTTCACCGACACAAGCTTGGTCCGAAATACACAAGTTCTGCAACACTTGGCTATTAATCTGAGTCAGTAGCCCTCCCATAACCTATTTCTCATGGAAATGATAAAGATTGGAGCAAAAATGGAGAGAAAgtaacaaagaagaaaaacgTATGAAGTGTGTCGTAAGGCTACACTCTGATTGGAGAGTGCAAGTTGTGTGCACTGGACAGTCCACTGACCGGGATGAAATCTTACGAGTCATGACATTATCCTTCAGAAATTTAGTGCAATCCTAAACCAAAAAGCAGGATTTATGAGAAAAGATAAGAATTCAAGTGCACCTTTGTGAGGAAGACTGTAAAGCACGGTTCTATCattaaaggaagaaaattttcaatactGGAACTATACTTCCAGGAGGCAACAGGTTTACAGggaagaaaaataacaatttcatttcatattatatgtttCAATGCATTTGCATTTCCTCAGAGCTGAGCTGTTTATCAATCTTTTCAAAGGAGCAGTTACATGTGCTTTTATCAAAGGATCTATAGATTAGCATCAACTTGCAATGGAAAAAGGAACCACTGAAGTGAGATAGCAATGAAGTGATAAAGAATTCTGGCTAAAATTAAGGAAATAATcggaaaaatcaaaagaaatcaaTCTCTACATAATTACCTGAAGATTTCACCTCTACATCTGGCACCTTGTCGTTTGGTTGTGCTTTGGGTGCATCAATCCTTACAGGAATATCCAGCATAACTGGTTTTGGCACCTGTGGTGGAATTGTACAACGAATAAGTGCCCAATTCACACTTTGAAAAAATGGATGCTGTTTCACCTCTGTAGCCCCGCGTCTATACGCAAGACGATGCTGTGGTTCTTTTATAAGTAAACCTCTGATCAAGTCCTGAGCAGCAAAGCTCACACTGGGTGACTTGGGAAATCTTAATGGCTGGCCAACAACATTAGAAAGAGTAGCACGGTTCCCAGCTCCCTTGAAAGGAGTTTTGCCAAATAAAAGCTCATAGAGAAAGATCCCAAATGTCCACCAATCAACAGCACTTCCGTGGCCTTCACCTTTAATTATTTCAGGCGCCAAGTATTCATGTGTACCTACAAAAGACATTGATCGGGCACATGTGGGTTCAGCAATGAGCTCAGGGAGAGGGCTCACTTGTTTTGGAATTTCATTCTTCAGTTTGACctttttttcttgcttattCTTGCCTGAAAAGAATCGAGGCACAAAACATGCAGGTTGGATGCAATCTGGTTGCATTGCACAAGTTGGTTCAATGCAAGCAGGTTGAATACGGTATGTTGAATTCTTAGACTCCAAGGTGGTGTTTGAGGACTTGACCACAGTCGGGCAGACTGAACATCTTAGAGAGAGGTCAAAATCAGAAAGCATTATATGCCCATCTTCTCTCACCAAGACATTCTCCGGCTTAAGGTCTCTGTAAATGATCCCAAGCATGTGCAAATACTCTAAAGCTAGAAGAACTTCAGCCACATAAAACCTGAAGAGTGAAAGAGcatattaaagaaataattacgATTCAGCCTGATTATTATCTGCTTCATTTTTACAAAACTGTGGTCTTGAACttcaaaaatgacatttttttgcATTATTCATGCATATTAATCTTCTGCAGGCACTGcccaaaaattttaagagatttaaTAGCCTACCAATAATCAGCTATATTTTTACTTACTGTTCAGTTATAGTCAAACGTTAATGACAGGGTTAAAAAAGATTAAACCACCCTTAGTTAGGCTTTGCCAACTTATAGTTATTCTTGAATAGCTAAAACTGATATAAACAGAGTTCCTTTCAGTGGGTAAAAACAGGACAATGACCAGAAGGAAAGCGAAAAAAGCAAAGCAAATAGAAAAGCAGACAAGCTTTTACTACATACTGCATAGCTTTGTAATCATGCAGATATAAGTTATCATGCTAAGCAGAATTGAAATCACAAAAGGTACACTATTGCAGGAGGCACACTCTACCTTCATTAACCATATAAGAAAGCACATACGTTTGGCAAGGTTGTTAACTAGTTTTACTAGGGCAGTTCTTGAAAAATATGCTAAATTAATGGCATGCTTTGATAAACATATGGCTAGTTTGAATAAAACTTGAAAGTCTACATAAAAATGAATTGGAAGACACACATATAATGACTTAAGGCATATAAATTATCAAGTTAGAAAGGAATTTTACCAGTTTTCAAGCTACATTTACTGCAAATTTCAAATGTTTACTTTCCTAAAATGCAAATTTCTCATTTCTTTAGGAGgagaaaataattacaataCCTAGCTGCATGCTCTGGAAAATACTTCCCTGGTTGCCTTTGCCTGAGTGCATGCAAATCTCCCCCAGGGCAGAATTCCATCACCAAAAAAGATAATTTCTGTGTCTCAAAGTGTGCATATAAAGTGGGTAGAAATGGATGATCCAGAGATTGCAGTATTTCTCTCTCTGTCTGAGCTCTAAAGAGCTTCTTCCTGCTCGCCAAAGTGGCTTTATCCATAACCTTCATGGCAAAATAGCTTTTAGTTTCCATTAACTCTGATAGATATACATGGCCTATATCTCCACATCCTAGTCTCATCAATAATTTGAAGTGATTCAAACTCAGTGCCCCAACATGCGATTGGACTGCTTGAATTGCTACCCATCTTGTATCATTTGCCTTATGAGGTTTGTAAACAGCACTGCTTAAACTACTTGAGCTGCTTTCATCACTAACATCACTGTCAGTGCTACCTCTGTTGATGCTTGACTTCCTGCTCTCAATAAAATCACATGATTGACCCAGTTCACCACTTTCAGCAGACTTTGCAGTGCCACTTGGACATTCACTGATTTCTGTGTTGGTGAAACTTTGTTTAGCTTCTGCATACAAGGTAGCGGAGTACATACTATTTGTGGGACTTGAACAGAAGCTCATCGCCCTTTGGGATTTTAAGTTGTCCTCCAAAGGCACATCAACTCTTTTACATGGGCATGGGACAATATTTTCAGATTGAAGCAATCCACCGGAATTGCTGTACTCAGGATTATTAACCAGCTGCTTAGCACTTGATTTAGATTCCAGAGGCAACACCCTTTTCTGAGATGAAGTTTCCACTGTTTTATCAAGAACATTAACTGTGCCCACATATTCGAGTTTCCCCTTGTTCAAATCATAGAAGTGCTTTGCCGTATGAGCTAAGTCTTCATGCTGCTGATCATCTTGGACCATTTcgtaaacattttttatattgactACAGAGCCATTTGTATTAGAAACTGACGTTGAGCCATGTTTGTTAGCGGATGCATAGGAAGTGGTACAAAAACATTCATTTCTAGATTCTTTAGTAGAAGGGTGTTGCGAGCTGTGGGGGCTACTTGCCGTGGAAGGATGTTGGCTGCCTACAGAAAACAGCAAATTTTGGGTCGTTGATGAAAAAATAGCACCATTACCAAGTGACTCCATTGAGAAACTCAACACCCGTCACCAGCTCTGCACAACAGAAATCCAACCAAGCACATGGATGGCAAATGATAACTCCAAAGCTTATGCTgttaataacaaatattaaaactttaatggCTTACTAAGTATAACATTAAAGCAAAGAACAAATGCCaatataaatttacaataaCTAAGTTATTTGCGacaaaatacatgaattggAATAACTAAGAAGGCAAATTCAAACAAGACAAAATCCAATTAGAGAAACGATCCCCGAGAATccatagaattaaaaaatacacaacATCAAGTAGAAAACAAGATATCTGTATAGCTAAAATAACACGCAAATGAATAGATGACATAAAAAGCAATCCACAAGCGAAGGAACGCCAACTCTTTTTGAAGCATAGTTAACACTAAAAAGATCCCCCATAATCCCATAGCTCATCAAGAACCAAAAAGCgcaggaaaataaaaagaaaacaaaaaaccagTTTTAACACAAGTCGTAAAAGcagataaatgaaaaagaagttaaagaaaacaagaaaaggaggAGGGGGAGTACCTGCTCATAGAAGGGAGAAGAGAATGCAATGGTCCATGAAGTGGGGGAAAAATTGAAGTGACTTTGGGTGAAGAAGAGGTTTTAGAGTGAAGATGGGGTGGAGTCGGAGAGCTGTGAAAAGTTGTTTCTGTCATTGTTAACGAAAACAAAGAAGCCGATTAGGCCAAAAGAATATGTCCCAACCAATGTTTACtaatattacaaattttcactttttaaaattttaaaaagttaaaattttcatgCAATCTTTACTTTCCCGTCactaaatattgtttttaatagcCTTTAACCTTTAGTTTTGCTTTCGCTCAACCACCAATTTTGTGTCTCCTCACCGCATTaacattttatgataaatttatataattaaatgttattttattattaataatataaatttataataaaaatagaaattatattCTCTTTCTCTCCAATCCATATATCATTCGTGATTTAGTGATCCCCTGTACTCAAGTCCATACTAAGAAAAATGCACGAGTCTTTAACTTCCCAAGTTTGATCTTGTGTGgaatattgttctttttttttttttttgggtttttgtgTGGAATATTGTTACATACTTTGACAATGGCTTGTAAAATTTCGGCAAATTGTCAAAGGAGTAAGTGAGATCTATAGAAAGAGAGTCCAATTGTGGTGGACAAGTTTCTGCCTCTTTGTCTGAGCACAGAGGCAGCAAGGGTTTTGCAGGGTTGACAGGTGGGTGGGGTGCAGAGTAATGAGGTTATTGAccataataataatgatttggGTAACGATTTACAGATTCATCgaaaaaatgttttatcacAACTATGATTTAACGATCACAGTAATGGAGATGCATCTCTATTACTGTAAATCTCCATTCCAACAGTGTTAATATTGTTCTAATAAGTTTTCAAGATATATCTGCCACTGGAAAAAAGGCCAGGCCTCTTTTCGTTATGTTCaatattagatgattttgaattaaacaagTTCATCAGTTTTTAACTGCATAGAGCCCATGGTTCAGTATCCCTCATAATTAAGCAGCATTGCCATTGATAAACAACCCAACTAAAACAGTGAGAAAGGCAAAGACAAATTATAGAAAAGGGTTAGAGGAGATAAGTTACAGAAGAGAAGCAACGAATGCCAAGGTTCTTTGGTGGAGGTGTGGTTTCGATGACTTTGTAAGGGTGCATGTTATGATCCCTGCTTCTATATCTATATTTCCTTCTGCAAATCACTTGAGTCTCTGTTAATCAATAAACAAGTCAGCATCATTCACAGAAATTACTAACtattaatcatttcaaaatttgaaaaaaaaattggtaattGAAATTGTCTGCCTTCTGATACTTGCCCAGGTTTAATGTCACTAATGCCATTAATTTGGTTTCTGGGAAATCTTCTAATTTCTATGGATATTCAGAAtcagagaggaagagaaaggaaaCCTGAAAAATTTACAATTCAATAGGCACCAACCAGATATTTTTAGAAGATGTGGTTGTTACAAGCCTATTCTTTTCACTTGTTCGTCTGATTGTCTCTCTCTATTAATCTCTCTTCACATTTGGTTAATGATACAAATATTCTTGTTCATTTGtttgtgaataaaatttatctaatctTTCTATATAGATAGAGAACTAAATAAATCCTATTCGAACTTTAGTTTATGAAAGTGATTTCATTATAGTTTCAGTTTACACTAGCCAAATATTCCAATAACCCTTTGTTATGGGAATCTTGGACAATGGATCTCCAGATGAATCTGAAAGGAGAAATTGCCAAAATCACCAGGATAATATCCGCAGACAAAAAATTCCAGTTCAAATGGGTCAGTGCCATCTGCAACTATATCAGTTACATGAATCAAACACAAAATGTTTGTTTTGATTCAAAAATTCAACTTTAATCAGTTGAGTTGAGGACTTGAGCTCTGATATATCATTAGTGTGTAGTGTGAGAACTGGAATGTCCATTGAACATACAATAACACGAAATCAAGTTGGTAATATGAATATTGCAATTCATGGCTGCAGGTATTCTGTTCAGAACCCAGCAAGTACATCAATGTTCAACAAATtctaaagggaaaaaaattcaGATCGCTTACATGGCATAAAGTTCTGGCAAAGGGATGGGTAAACTGATCACTGGATTGTTTGGTGGTAAACACAAATCCTCCTTGAATAAAATTTGGGGAGGGCCAAGTGAAACATAAAAGTAATCATAGCATTTTTGTTTGCCACCTAGGTGGAAAAATATGACAAGCCTGGAGCTCAATGCTAAAAACTAATACAATCCTGCATAACATGACACTTAATAGCCCTGAAAGTCTTTGTCATCTGACCTTCTACCGTCCATAAGGATGATATCTACTGCTTCCTGCACCACCATATCCCCCTCTACTTCCAAAGAAGGAGCCCCCACCACTATTTCCATAACCACCACCAAGGCCAACGTCATAGCCACTTGCGCCACTTCCATAGCCACTTGGGCCACCTCCATAGTTgctgccaccaccaccaccaccaccatatCCTCCATAACTCTCACCAGGGCCACCGTAATCACCTGCCAGATCATAACCTCTATTAAAGCCTCCCCCATAGCGACCTGAGTATCCAAGGGAAGGCTCTCCCCTATAAGCACCCATACCACCAACATATCCTCCATATCCACCAAATTCACCTGCACCATATCCTCCATAAGAACCAGCTCTAACTCCATATGCCCCACCTGACCTATAACCACCACTACCGCCACTGCTGAAGGCTCCACCTCCATATCCACCATAAGCATCCCCAAAACCACTACCATATCCTGGCTTAGAATTATTGTAACGTCTGTAAGAGGGTTGCGGTGGGTTTGGTTTCTTTGGCTCTGCCTTCTTGATCTCCACctacaataaaagaaaaatatgggCATACATTATCAGCCATCTGTTTTATTAGACAAATAAACTTATAACGCTTTCTTAACTATCGAAAGCTAAAATCAGTAGACAGAGAAGTGGATCTACATCTCAATTTTTTGGTAACCCACAAAGTTGGGAAAACATGAATGTGTAATTAAGTCTACAAGATTAAACAAAAAGACATCAAAAAGGTCAAGTTTTCCCTATAAATAATTCAACTACTAGTATTTATAAGCTACTCAAGACATCCTTAACAATGGCTTACGGAAATGGTAAGAGATACAGGTGTTTCACATGTATCCTTGGATGCAGTATCAGGGCTCTGTCAAGCTTCTAAAATGAAGCAGGCTTTCATACATGCATAGTGCTGCACTATGCAAAGGATAGCTAACTTCCAAATAAAAAGTGTTCAGACAGACAAGTGTCTGTAACTCTACACATTTATATTTATGCAGCAAGGTGTAATTCAGCCATACGTGACCCTCTCTTCAGAGAGTTGCAACTCTTTTTAACGAGCAAAAACATTAAGGTACATATTTGATAGAATACAAGATGACACATGCAAAAATTATCCTAAGGGAATTCACTTCAGACAAGTGAACAAGCACGAATATCTTATCAGAAGCTTTATGTCCTAAACTAGACATGTATGCAATTTTCCGATAGCCTGATTCAGAGAAGAGTTTAGATGTTCTTTAGAATTTAAAGTTCCTTGACAAGGATGTGCAAATATTCATAACTAAAATAGGCGTTCCCATCAATATAACACCAACAAATAATTCATAAgcattcattttattaattaactcaTTACAATAGTTGTCCAAGGCGCACCTAGGTGACGCTTTACTCAAGGCAATGGCCACATCACCTTAAGTATGTTCAAGACAACCAGTGGTTCAAAGGCAATCTTCTTTAGACTTTTTTTGGCGCCTTAGAAGCTTTAAGCATTGAAAAAACTTTATTGTCACCTAACCTATCTATGATTAGATTTGAGGGTTACCAGCAAATTCTAGACAGTTTTTAGTATAGTTTCAGGCTTTTAGCAAAATTTGGGCAATTTCCAGCCAAATATGAGGACTATGGGCAATTTTTGAGGTCTCCAGTGAGGTTTAAGGTTGTTGAAGAGATCGTTAACAAGTTGTAAGGTTGTCGAAAGGTCAACGTTAAGTTACAAGGTTAGTAAGAGGTCGGTGAGTTCTAAGGTTGTTGAAGAAGTTGTTGTAGAGACTTCAGGTCATTGGATAGGTTCATTGATGTCGTCAAAGAGGTCTAGGTATGGTAACCAATTGTTGGTCTAATCTAAGACTGTTGATAAAGTTGTtagtcaattttttattgttaatacaataacaactaattttaaatttaatggaaataaaaacttttaatgaaattttttaattg contains:
- the LOC123208078 gene encoding altered inheritance of mitochondria protein 32-like, with protein sequence MHTAHASRTLISAAHQNLSHFTPRKPAVSLSCGSVQLNPSPTLRVRVRKVSALSSMSTISAEDEAKFGFSRQEMYKENLSGTVDSYDRHVFLSYKGPDAWLPRVEESQEDPLPKLLASAIKARKNDITVKTKVTICGGGEGSEGDVLIFPEMIKYKGLKDSDVESFVDDVLVNGKPWASGVQEAMTGSYVFVCAHGSRDKRCGVCGPALIEKLNEEIEMRGLKDQIFVSPCSHIGGHKYAGNLIIYSPDSEGKIMGHWYGYVTPDDVPAMLDQHIAKGEIIERLWRGQLGASKEEDRKVKEEKLPNGKEAEKSKKHEANNTQVKENVGGCCQGANGFSCCMNGSVDEKGTEIKAPSKLSSWIGSLEQRDVLTATAVIGAVATIAIAYSYYRRSG
- the LOC123208071 gene encoding serine/threonine-protein kinase D6PK-like isoform X2 produces the protein MESLGNGAIFSSTTQNLLFSVGSQHPSTASSPHSSQHPSTKESRNECFCTTSYASANKHGSTSVSNTNGSVVNIKNVYEMVQDDQQHEDLAHTAKHFYDLNKGKLEYVGTVNVLDKTVETSSQKRVLPLESKSSAKQLVNNPEYSNSGGLLQSENIVPCPCKRVDVPLEDNLKSQRAMSFCSSPTNSMYSATLYAEAKQSFTNTEISECPSGTAKSAESGELGQSCDFIESRKSSINRGSTDSDVSDESSSSSLSSAVYKPHKANDTRWVAIQAVQSHVGALSLNHFKLLMRLGCGDIGHVYLSELMETKSYFAMKVMDKATLASRKKLFRAQTEREILQSLDHPFLPTLYAHFETQKLSFLVMEFCPGGDLHALRQRQPGKYFPEHAARFYVAEVLLALEYLHMLGIIYRDLKPENVLVREDGHIMLSDFDLSLRCSVCPTVVKSSNTTLESKNSTYRIQPACIEPTCAMQPDCIQPACFVPRFFSGKNKQEKKVKLKNEIPKQVSPLPELIAEPTCARSMSFVGTHEYLAPEIIKGEGHGSAVDWWTFGIFLYELLFGKTPFKGAGNRATLSNVVGQPLRFPKSPSVSFAAQDLIRGLLIKEPQHRLAYRRGATEVKQHPFFQSVNWALIRCTIPPQVPKPVMLDIPVRIDAPKAQPNDKVPDVEVKSSGLH
- the LOC123208071 gene encoding serine/threonine-protein kinase D6PK-like isoform X1, yielding MESLGNGAIFSSTTQNLLFSVGSQHPSTASSPHSSQHPSTKESRNECFCTTSYASANKHGSTSVSNTNGSVVNIKNVYEMVQDDQQHEDLAHTAKHFYDLNKGKLEYVGTVNVLDKTVETSSQKRVLPLESKSSAKQLVNNPEYSNSGGLLQSENIVPCPCKRVDVPLEDNLKSQRAMSFCSSPTNSMYSATLYAEAKQSFTNTEISECPSGTAKSAESGELGQSCDFIESRKSSINRGSTDSDVSDESSSSSLSSAVYKPHKANDTRWVAIQAVQSHVGALSLNHFKLLMRLGCGDIGHVYLSELMETKSYFAMKVMDKATLASRKKLFRAQTEREILQSLDHPFLPTLYAHFETQKLSFLVMEFCPGGDLHALRQRQPGKYFPEHAARFYVAEVLLALEYLHMLGIIYRDLKPENVLVREDGHIMLSDFDLSLRCSVCPTVVKSSNTTLESKNSTYRIQPACIEPTCAMQPDCIQPACFVPRFFSGKNKQEKKVKLKNEIPKQVSPLPELIAEPTCARSMSFVGTHEYLAPEIIKGEGHGSAVDWWTFGIFLYELLFGKTPFKGAGNRATLSNVVGQPLRFPKSPSVSFAAQDLIRGLLIKEPQHRLAYRRGATEVKQHPFFQSVNWALIRCTIPPQVPKPVMLDIPVRIDAPKAQPNDKVPDVEVKSSGNYVEIDFF